A segment of the Candida albicans SC5314 chromosome 2, complete sequence genome:
ACATTGATGATGTcgattcaattattaaagatTTCCATGCTGAACAAAGCACTACTAATACTCCTCTTTTAAAACCAGTAGAGGATGATGAAGGTccagaaattaaaaaacaaaaagtatAGAATAGAATAGAATAAGATATATTCTATATATGTATAGGTAAATTCCATCGGAATAGATAATGATTACATTGCAACCAAAAAGTAAATCAACTTTggtaaattattattataaataatttaaatacAAACTGGTTAATGGATAGTCTAGCTTGGTATGTCTGGGGTAATTCGAAAACATAATTAATCTCTCCGTGTATTTCTTAGTCTGTGATGAGAAGCAGTAGTATCTAAGTCAAAGCGTTGGTTTTTCATTACAGAAaccttttcttttgaacTTCTTACAGTTATTAGCATATTAATTCCATTACTTTTAAGTCCTGTTTGTTCTGATGTGGGGAATTATCTATGTGTAATGGTAATACATGATTATCAATCATCTAAGTCCATTTCTTTAAGTTCACCATTTGTGTTCTCCACTTTGTGTCCTGGACAACTAGTTTCCccattattttatttaactGCAAGTAGTTTAGCAATATAAATGTCCTATTGTAAACTcttttctattattataattactTGGTTTGAGATCTTACAATAATCTCCACttttttccaataatcCAATAATCCAATAAGGTTTTAACAATTTGGATTTCGTTAACGCCGATTGGTAGGAAAACATAAGGAATCTTTACAACTTAAAACctaaattttaaaataaagTATATTGTTGTATCAAACTTTTTGGTGTAGAAAGTTAATAGACTATTTATTACGTATGTAAAAATCATAAATCTCATATATTGCGGTAATTAGGGGGTTAGGTTTGTAATCTTGGTGTTTatcataattattattattggtatttTATTTGGGGATCAGATTTTTGCTGAAAAACGGTCAAACCTCATTGAATCTtaggaagaagaagatgaggGGATGAAAGAGGGGTAATAGTAAGATGTTTTGATTGTGTAACACTAAGtaaatcatatttattTAGAAATGTGAGTATAGATGTTATCTTTGTAACACCAAAATTCTacaattaaatgaaaattttttgtaataaatataataatatatattatcCAAATCTATAGAATTTCACTCTAACCCAATTGCAAAATATGGTATTATCGGTAACAATTAAATAACaatgatttgtttgttgttgttagtcAAATGGTAGTGAACAAATTTCTCATACAAAATTTTCCTGTCGAGAATTTTCGAGACCTATAATATAGTACAGAAATCCTGTTCCATAAATTATAACCCTCCACCAGCtctcaatttttttgtagaATAAATCTACAGGGCATATTTCGGATAAAAAACTTGTTAAACTCAATCCGTCGGAATCAACTTCTCGGAATCAACTTTTCGGAAACAGCTTTTCGGAATAGCTTTTCGGAATTACTTCTTTGAATTGAGCCAATTTCATTGATCAATATCAGTCATCTTCACTTGTGCCACACACCGACTTTTTTCTGATATGttacaaaaccaaaacccCCACCTGCATAAAACTTTGTGTTCAGCACTTTTCTCAACGCATGATTGAATCTGACCAACGTTGACGTTATGGTAATCACGATAAAAATGTATATTGGTTATTCGAGTAAGAAATAAACTATAGGAAAATAATAAGAGAGAGATGAGAGCAACTATTTATAATAGAAGTGTGGATGGATATTAATTATCCGATGTTGTTAGAATGAATGAACACAAAAGTACATTTTCACtaatatttaaattagCTCTCTATCAACACATATCTCTCCATATTAAAAGATGCataaaatttcaagattGGTCCGTGAGCGGAGAAGATTAATAGAATACAAATAATATGTCATTTTTTCCTGCACCcccactaccaccaccaccactcAGAAGACATCTTTAACTCCGAGACAACTAGTATAATGATTTTCATATATGGTATCTCTCTATCTATCTCTCCCCCGCCTCCTTCTCCCTTCCACTTTGCTTTTTTTCCACTTGTTTCATAATTTAATTGTCTATATAAATAGTCAATGAAATCTCTTATAtctgatgataattttgctctctttttttttggttataataaacataataaacaaattatcatatataataataaatagaCTCaatcatcgtcatcatcatgtCAACTCAATCAGGATTTGGATATATTAAAGGACAATCAgatattcaaaaattcaCTGATATTYCMAWYCCCAACCCCAAAAAGTAATGAAGTTGTATTAAAAGTTGAAGCTGCYKGRATTATGTCTTTCCGATCCCCATATTTTACATGTTGGTCCTGTTGAAAGTAAACCTCCATTAGAAACACcatcaaaatttgttatGGGACATGAAATTGCTGGATCAATTAGTGCTGTTGGTGACCAATTAGCTAATGATCCATATTATAAAAAAGGTGCTAGATTTGCTTTACAAATTGTTCAAGCTTGTGGAACATGTGATTCATGTCGTCGAGGTTTAGATAGTGTTTGTGACCTGAGTCATCAAGCTTATGGATTGAATGAAGATGGTGGATTTCAACAATACTTGTTAGTCAAAAATTTACGTACTTTATTACCAATCCCTGATGGTGTCAGTTTTGAACAAGCTGCTGTTGCTACTGATTCTGTTTTGACTCCATTCCATGCCATTCAAAAAGTTAGAAAATTCTTGAGTCCAACTTCAAAAGTATTAGTCCAAGGATGTGGTGGATTAGGATTGAATGctattcaaattttgaaaaattatggTTGTCACATTGTTGCTTCTGATGTTAAAGGTGCGGTTGAGAAATTGGCCTTGAAATATGGTGCTCATGAATTCCATACTGACATTAACAAGTCTGATCATGAGCCATTGTCATTTGATGTGATTTTCGACTTTGTCGGTATTCAACCAACATTCAATAATTCCGACAAATACATTAAAATTAGAGGTAGAATAGTAATGGTTGGATTAGGAAGCATGGAATTAAAGATTCCAAATTATGCATTTGCTATTCGTGAAGTTGAagttattttcaattttggtgGTTATTCAGTTGAACAAGTGGAATGTATGGAATGGGTTGCCAAAGGATTGATTAAGCCTGATATTCACGTTGCTGATTTCAAATCCTTGCCGCAATATCTCGATGATTTGACAAACGGTAAATTAACCGGTAGAATTGTATTTAAACCTAATGAACTGTAAATGGTATAGATTGTTTAAGTAAATAAATCCTTTTTGTAACATATTTTGCATATAATTTacatgaaatttttttgtcgCCGTTTTGTTTATGCGTTATGGATTCTATAAAGATTTTTATTTGCTGTGAATACAAGTGAGCTTCTAAAACGGGGACGAGAGTTGGAATTAAAGACCACTACTACGCGAATGAGTGTTGATCAATACAGAAGAGATTATGTAATACAAATTCTTCTCAGCAAGAACAGTTTTCTATTCATTTTGATGATAGATAAGAGTTAATATTGTTTTACGATTTTgcaaaaattcaaaatactAGTACCACCGCAGTTGACGAAAATAAAAGTGTCAAAGTCAAGTCTCACTAGGATTTTctagaaaatttttttttaatctttCACTTTCAATATAGTAATTGAAAATacaatttcatatttttgaCTTTGggtaaaaaaattaattgtgAATGATGATACACTCAATTTTCACCAAGAGATTACCCTGTTATACTTCATTTTCCATTAAACACTTCAACTTGATCGAATGTTATCAACAAtctaaaaaaacaaataagcACAAACTTCCGAAATCCTAGAAATCGGGGATTTGTAAAACTTTAAACCTTAATGTTAAAAAGACAGACTTTGTACTCTAATCTCTAACAAGACAGATTAACTATGAGTTTGATAATATAGATATTAGATTTTGCTGCTAcatttccttctttttccaTGTAAACTTGTGGGATTAGCCTAGTAATGCTACTAGTAGTAGTTGATACTTGAGCAAATCGCATCTCTCTCCACATCTTGAGGAAATGgataaatatcaaattgttcCGTGTgtggagaaaaaaaagaaccatacaaaaaaacaGGGTGATTTAAATATAACTTCGAGGAATTAAAGTGAAATCTGAGAGAACAAATCGGAAGTATGTCCCCCTATAAATAACCCCA
Coding sequences within it:
- the ADH3 gene encoding Adh3p (Putative NAD-dependent (R,R)-butanediol dehydrogenase; regulated by white-opaque switch; induced by nitric oxide independent of Yhb1; Spider biofilm induced), which gives rise to MGHEIAGSISAVGDQLANDPYYKKGARFALQIVQACGTCDSCRRGLDSVCDSSHQAYGLNEDGGFQQYLLVKNLRTLLPIPDGVSFEQAAVATDSVLTPFHAIQKVRKFLSPTSKVLVQGCGGLGLNAIQILKNYGCHIVASDVKGAVEKLALKYGAHEFHTDINKSDHEPLSFDVIFDFVGIQPTFNNSDKYIKIRGRIVMVGLGSMELKIPNYAFAIREVEVIFNFGGYSVEQVECMEWVAKGLIKPDIHVADFKSLPQYLDDLTNGKLTGRIVFKPNES